In Rubripirellula tenax, the following are encoded in one genomic region:
- a CDS encoding SseB family protein: MLSALFGGRDRLTKLAQYPDQSGFIRELATSDVHVLTVPFDTDVDPETMTADELAAIVEASATELARDDKGFSPFTYTADGAKTLPFFTSQKLAQKFVQSYVNRVRKIIPFGVLEIRGDALPSVMDAADRWLLNAGTKHETDVTTALQTLFQVLREP, encoded by the coding sequence ATGCTATCCGCACTCTTTGGCGGTCGTGACCGCCTGACGAAACTTGCACAATACCCTGACCAGTCCGGTTTTATCCGCGAACTAGCCACGTCGGACGTTCACGTTCTCACCGTGCCCTTTGATACCGACGTTGATCCTGAAACGATGACCGCTGACGAACTTGCAGCTATCGTTGAGGCCTCTGCAACTGAACTCGCACGGGACGACAAGGGCTTTTCACCGTTCACCTACACCGCCGATGGCGCCAAAACTCTTCCGTTTTTCACCTCGCAGAAACTTGCGCAGAAATTCGTTCAATCGTACGTCAATCGCGTTCGTAAGATCATCCCCTTTGGTGTTCTCGAAATCCGTGGTGACGCTCTCCCGTCGGTCATGGACGCTGCTGACCGTTGGTTACTCAACGCTGGAACCAAGCATGAAACCGATGTTACAACTGCCTTGCAGACGCTCTTCCAAGTGTTACGCGAACCGTAG
- a CDS encoding DUF6966 domain-containing protein produces MGPKTTELCERLREISALLRAAGETHWAKWMDTSLRRIENSDLSGVDHLLGAFGGMGSFNDLILMSANGHSVSDSDYRDVNDRLDSLRSQLAELAREVRRNAVTE; encoded by the coding sequence ATGGGTCCAAAAACCACCGAACTTTGCGAACGTCTCCGTGAGATATCTGCGTTGCTTCGTGCCGCTGGTGAGACTCACTGGGCGAAATGGATGGATACGTCACTTCGTCGCATCGAGAACAGTGACCTGTCTGGCGTCGATCATCTGCTTGGCGCGTTTGGCGGCATGGGCAGCTTCAACGACCTGATCTTGATGTCCGCGAATGGACACTCTGTCTCCGATTCCGACTACCGCGACGTCAACGATCGCTTGGATTCGCTCCGATCTCAGCTCGCCGAACTTGCACGCGAAGTCCGCCGCAATGCCGTTACCGAATGA
- a CDS encoding protein-tyrosine phosphatase family protein, with amino-acid sequence MHELHPNLLWLGHAFDVREPRPLFDAGITAVVDVAFEEPPAQLPRQLLYLRFPLNDGGGNEPSVLRFAVQSLVDLLHSETRTIVACSAGMSRSPTIAAYALACHLDITPEVALERIAAIKSLEIKGQLWSDVAGVFPSVRRPTWFLR; translated from the coding sequence TTGCACGAGCTTCACCCCAATCTGCTCTGGCTAGGCCACGCGTTTGACGTTCGCGAACCTCGTCCGTTGTTCGACGCTGGCATCACCGCTGTTGTTGACGTCGCCTTTGAGGAGCCACCCGCTCAACTACCACGGCAATTGCTCTACCTCCGCTTCCCGCTCAATGACGGTGGCGGCAATGAGCCGTCCGTTCTTCGGTTTGCGGTTCAATCGCTCGTCGACTTGCTCCACTCGGAAACTCGCACGATCGTTGCCTGTTCCGCTGGTATGTCGCGTTCGCCCACAATTGCCGCCTATGCGCTCGCATGCCATCTCGACATCACCCCCGAAGTTGCACTCGAACGTATCGCCGCGATCAAATCACTGGAGATCAAGGGCCAACTTTGGTCTGATGTGGCTGGCGTATTTCCCAGCGTACGGCGGCCAACATGGTTTTTACGCTAG
- a CDS encoding CbrC family protein, with product MGSLFTYIDDAALFPCGGTQCHHCETESAPIFNFDGEIIDAKLAANPQFARDEPEVSELCAGCILGGNIRKDITPEIQKTINRFAADNDSARASFCRTPSIPLFLQYNDWPMCCGDWAEFFGIPQTADESEAVPQRFHYWEREPRDWTSDYALRPESLREISLFRCTTCDRQLFTWQFT from the coding sequence ATGGGTTCTCTGTTCACCTACATCGACGATGCAGCGTTGTTTCCGTGTGGCGGCACGCAATGCCATCACTGCGAGACCGAATCCGCTCCGATCTTCAACTTCGACGGTGAGATCATCGACGCGAAATTGGCTGCCAACCCACAGTTCGCCCGCGACGAACCGGAGGTGTCCGAACTCTGTGCTGGATGCATTCTTGGTGGCAACATTCGCAAGGACATCACCCCCGAAATCCAAAAGACCATCAACCGCTTCGCGGCTGACAATGATTCCGCACGAGCATCCTTTTGCAGGACGCCTAGCATTCCCCTTTTCCTGCAATACAACGACTGGCCCATGTGCTGCGGAGACTGGGCTGAGTTCTTTGGCATTCCTCAAACTGCGGACGAATCCGAAGCTGTTCCGCAACGCTTTCACTATTGGGAACGGGAACCGCGTGATTGGACATCCGACTACGCACTTCGACCTGAGTCCCTACGTGAGATCAGCCTTTTTCGTTGCACTACTTGCGACCGCCAACTGTTCACTTGGCAATTCACGTAG
- a CDS encoding S1 RNA-binding domain-containing protein: MNVGDVCDGVVTRLEHFGMFVDVDGVPGLLRVVDLTWARISHPSDIAAVGDTVRFQILQLHDPAKRPQERFSGSIKVLLPKPDCADGDTAP; encoded by the coding sequence ATGAATGTCGGCGACGTTTGCGACGGCGTGGTGACGCGACTCGAACATTTCGGCATGTTCGTTGACGTCGATGGCGTACCCGGATTGCTACGTGTCGTTGATTTAACTTGGGCCCGCATCTCGCACCCATCCGACATTGCAGCTGTTGGTGACACAGTGCGATTCCAGATTCTCCAGCTGCATGATCCTGCAAAACGCCCTCAAGAGCGTTTCAGCGGTTCAATCAAAGTCCTGCTGCCAAAACCGGATTGCGCGGACGGGGATACTGCCCCCTGA
- a CDS encoding FKBP-type peptidyl-prolyl cis-trans isomerase codes for MRAGVKLDSETVGDGRVATRGDTVTISYHLMLNRGDVVQSHDAYTFTLGARDVIAVLTYGVEGMAVGGRRCFHAGPHLGYRDVGVEGVIPPNAVLHFNVRLLSVSRDSC; via the coding sequence ATGCGCGCTGGTGTCAAACTCGATTCCGAAACCGTTGGCGATGGCCGCGTTGCCACTCGCGGCGACACTGTTACGATCTCGTACCACCTGATGCTCAACCGGGGCGATGTCGTCCAATCGCATGACGCCTACACGTTCACGCTCGGTGCGCGTGATGTGATCGCCGTGCTAACCTATGGCGTCGAGGGCATGGCGGTTGGTGGCCGTCGATGCTTCCACGCTGGCCCGCATCTCGGTTATCGCGACGTTGGCGTAGAGGGCGTAATCCCACCGAATGCTGTACTGCACTTTAACGTCCGATTGCTCTCCGTGTCGCGTGATTCATGCTGA